A part of Herpetosiphon gulosus genomic DNA contains:
- a CDS encoding choice-of-anchor B family protein has protein sequence MHTHNGRWSRSLAVGFAVLAAFVLAPIASISAHSNHDHKIYVAPFGKDEGDCSKIWQPCLTIDYAISRGTGKGDEIRVAAGDYSYDARKVGLLLSLQIPVRGGYSARDNFMQQDPQANPTYVAGIPSRYREQLAAIGFARVEDRDGRHSPELERMQIPSELETPSTAQPCTNGMAGIFECSGIDFLGSVPLSSFRVNGNGAGAGSNLWGHVDLNTDREYAIIGVSNGTGVVDVTDPTNPVVIGTVPGNSSSWREVKVYQYFNQAQNRWNAYAYLSTESRTQGLQIVDLNHLSDPTPSVSLAATYTADFGSSHTVYIKNVDLSTNVALPGKTAVLYMNGVGKNGSRLNSGVFRAFDMSNPLTPQIIDTGVPDTNISYTHDDTSMIITDSRTSACAPGHQASCEILFDFSESSVEIWDITDSANPFHISSRPYSGSGYTHSGWYSDDKMYLFIQDELDEQNLGHNTRVRTMDIHDLDNPTISAVWDGPTAAIDHNGYTIGNKYYMSNYLRGLTILDVTNPNSIQEAAFFDTYPGSNDSDFDGAWGVYPYLPSGTLMISDISRGLILVREPTSTPDQAIAGLEATNDGPTTTGDVTNFEATIQAGTNVTYAWDFGDNTAVVTSTNTTISHTYPNAGNYTVELTASNGTNSQTDTTTVVVQAPPQTEWKIWLPFAIRAE, from the coding sequence ATGCACACACACAATGGACGTTGGTCGCGTTCGTTAGCGGTCGGTTTTGCGGTGTTGGCGGCGTTTGTGTTAGCGCCAATTGCTTCGATTTCGGCCCATAGCAATCATGATCATAAGATTTATGTTGCACCATTTGGCAAAGATGAGGGTGATTGTTCGAAGATTTGGCAGCCCTGTTTGACGATCGATTATGCGATTAGCCGTGGGACTGGCAAAGGTGATGAAATTCGGGTTGCTGCTGGCGATTATAGCTACGATGCTCGTAAGGTAGGCTTATTGCTGAGCCTCCAAATTCCAGTGCGCGGTGGGTATAGTGCTCGTGATAATTTCATGCAGCAAGATCCCCAAGCCAACCCAACCTATGTTGCTGGGATTCCCAGCCGCTATCGGGAGCAGTTGGCGGCAATTGGCTTTGCGCGGGTTGAAGATCGCGATGGTCGTCATAGCCCAGAACTTGAGCGGATGCAAATTCCTAGCGAATTGGAAACCCCAAGTACTGCTCAGCCTTGTACGAATGGCATGGCTGGGATTTTCGAGTGTAGTGGCATCGACTTTTTGGGCAGTGTGCCACTCTCAAGTTTTCGGGTAAATGGTAATGGTGCCGGTGCCGGCAGTAATTTGTGGGGCCACGTCGATCTCAATACTGATCGCGAATATGCGATTATTGGGGTCTCCAACGGTACTGGCGTGGTTGATGTGACTGATCCAACCAATCCGGTGGTGATTGGCACGGTGCCAGGCAATAGCTCATCGTGGCGTGAAGTTAAGGTCTATCAATATTTCAACCAAGCTCAAAATCGTTGGAATGCCTATGCCTACCTTTCAACCGAAAGTCGCACTCAAGGCTTGCAGATTGTCGATCTGAATCACTTGAGTGATCCAACACCTTCGGTTAGTTTGGCGGCAACCTATACCGCTGACTTTGGCTCATCGCACACCGTCTATATTAAGAATGTTGATCTCAGCACCAATGTGGCGTTGCCTGGCAAAACGGCTGTGCTGTATATGAACGGGGTTGGTAAAAACGGCAGTCGCTTGAATTCAGGCGTGTTTCGCGCCTTTGATATGAGCAATCCGTTGACTCCGCAAATTATTGATACTGGCGTGCCGGATACGAATATTAGCTATACCCACGACGACACCAGCATGATTATTACCGATTCACGGACTTCGGCATGTGCGCCTGGCCACCAAGCCTCGTGCGAAATCTTGTTCGATTTCAGCGAATCGTCGGTCGAAATTTGGGATATTACCGATTCGGCCAATCCATTCCACATTAGTTCACGGCCTTATTCAGGCAGTGGTTACACCCACTCGGGCTGGTATAGTGATGACAAAATGTATCTGTTCATTCAAGACGAATTGGATGAACAAAATTTAGGTCATAATACCCGCGTTCGTACCATGGATATTCATGATCTGGATAATCCAACGATTAGCGCTGTATGGGACGGCCCAACCGCCGCAATCGACCATAACGGCTATACGATTGGTAATAAATATTACATGTCGAACTATTTGCGTGGTTTGACGATTCTTGATGTGACTAACCCTAATAGCATCCAAGAAGCAGCCTTCTTCGATACCTATCCTGGTAGCAATGACTCCGATTTCGATGGGGCTTGGGGGGTTTATCCTTACTTGCCAAGCGGCACTTTGATGATCAGCGATATTTCACGTGGCTTGATTTTGGTACGCGAACCAACCAGCACTCCTGATCAAGCGATTGCTGGCTTGGAAGCAACCAACGATGGCCCAACCACTACTGGTGATGTTACCAATTTTGAGGCGACGATTCAGGCTGGTACGAATGTAACCTATGCGTGGGATTTTGGTGATAACACTGCTGTGGTGACCTCAACCAATACCACGATTAGCCATACCTATCCAAACGCTGGTAACTATACGGTTGAGTTAACCGCCAGCAATGGCACCAATTCGCAAACGGATACAACAACCGTGGTGGTGCAAGCGCCGCCACAAACCGAATGGAAAATTTGGCTGCCCTTTGCGATTCGGGCGGAATAA
- the rocF gene encoding arginase: MLIDLIGVPLDLGAGRRGVDMGPSAIRYAGLRSQLEELGHTVIDRGNLTASIAETLPVGDLTLRYFEPIRDTLIQLASEVDQSCSQGHVPVVLGGDHSLGLGSVSGAAHNRDIGVLWIDAHGDFNIPSTSPSGNIHGMPLAALCGYGDERLIHLSGQRLANSMINPHRVALVAVRDLDPEERQLLTEAGVQVFATEYIDRYGMYETMVRAISVANQARDGFYVSFDLDVLDPAVAPGVGTPVPGGLTYREAHLAAELIAESGRMIGLDIVEVNPILDDRNRTATVAVEIALSTLGKRVWHKQHPRTAL, encoded by the coding sequence GTGCTAATCGATCTTATCGGTGTCCCGCTCGATTTGGGTGCAGGGCGGCGCGGCGTGGACATGGGGCCAAGTGCAATTCGTTATGCAGGCTTACGTTCACAATTAGAGGAGCTTGGTCATACCGTGATTGATCGGGGCAATCTCACGGCCAGCATCGCCGAAACCCTGCCCGTCGGCGACCTAACGTTGCGCTATTTCGAGCCAATTCGTGATACCTTGATTCAATTAGCCAGCGAGGTTGATCAGTCGTGTAGCCAAGGCCATGTGCCAGTCGTGCTTGGTGGTGACCATAGTTTAGGCTTGGGTTCGGTTAGTGGAGCCGCCCACAATCGTGATATTGGGGTGCTCTGGATTGATGCCCACGGCGATTTCAATATTCCTAGCACTTCGCCTTCGGGCAATATTCATGGCATGCCCTTGGCAGCACTGTGTGGTTACGGCGATGAACGCTTGATTCATTTGAGTGGTCAGCGCCTAGCAAATTCGATGATTAACCCACATCGAGTGGCGTTAGTAGCGGTGCGCGACCTCGACCCCGAAGAGCGCCAATTGCTCACCGAGGCTGGAGTACAAGTCTTTGCCACTGAATATATCGATCGCTATGGCATGTATGAAACCATGGTACGGGCGATCAGCGTTGCCAACCAAGCTCGTGATGGTTTCTATGTCAGCTTCGATCTAGATGTACTTGATCCTGCGGTTGCGCCTGGGGTTGGCACACCTGTGCCTGGTGGCTTAACCTATCGCGAAGCCCATTTGGCCGCCGAATTGATCGCCGAATCAGGGCGCATGATTGGCTTAGATATTGTCGAAGTCAATCCAATTCTTGATGATCGCAATCGCACGGCAACAGTTGCGGTTGAAATTGCGCTCTCGACCCTAGGCAAACGGGTCTGGCACAAACAGCATCCGCGCACTGCGCTCTAA
- a CDS encoding malectin domain-containing carbohydrate-binding protein: MIKRQFHARVVVMLVIFSLLAGGLLLQPLTHDAAAQTRSTVQYSYNPERQHVHSGSISFFRQTIFNSSSALTGASLFDSPTGMIFGPDGRLYVGQFNGRIFAITLNPTNHQATAVQVIETIYNYPNTNDDGSPATGVNGRQLVGILFDPASTPSNMILYVSHSDPRYGYNSDTTSQKINTRSGTISKLVSTNNFATSTDIIKGLPRSRENHSTNSIVWGPDGWMYISSSSNTNNGAPSAHFSNLAEYYLSAAILRANVRDAGFPSAGIDVKNVNNAAALAPFAGQFEMYATGYRNVYDFIWLNNKFYANVNGGNDGYGDTPSAAQCPGGVEINPRYLPDTLKIVTQGSYGGHPNPARGECVLNNGNAQGLPTPPNYNPPALTYDFRPSTNGITAYISNAFGGALQGNLIVATYGQNQDVSRVQLDANGNPTMIQTLAKFNQPLDVVTDAKGVIYVAEFGSDAITILEPEDLPNCPPPPPYSSAVDSDNDGYSDFDEDQNATNLCSRASVPNDFDGDMISDLTDPDDDNDGILDVNDQLYFDAANGNNTKLPVEFNWNPGDAPLGKVANTGFTGVQITNGVTRTAEAKIAVGAAGGFTNIITTEGTNAGTINTQSNALQIGFDPHRNFRVETRITEMFLGRTPEGDQAAGLFFGPNQDNYVKLVATANLNGDGTSGDTGLQFAMEVAGNLQIDPTNNNPSMILPGVSNIDLRLDGNPAAQTMTAYYKTDGGNWTAIGTINVPLWFFNTGTPAGILATNHGTPNTISFIFDFFRLSYRDIVARINGGDRDWTTNDGAAWSPDTSANRPYSTGGGTYVLIPGVSCPQIYNVTRDFDRLYCSERNTSGSAVQYTIPVSSTGTYAVRLHFAELYWGTNGRPGPNQRKFNVQLEGTTVLTNFDIFSETGATFRPITKTFTTNITDGAVNIGLPTGQPGNVDQGKISAIEVWGPILNIANVTPTVTPSPTATNTPSPTATNTPTNTLTPTITNTPTNTNTPTPTSTGTVTATFTPTNTATPSNTPTNTPTETVTPSATATQGAATYRIWLPYTVKN, translated from the coding sequence ATGATCAAACGACAGTTTCATGCGCGGGTGGTTGTGATGCTCGTAATCTTCAGTCTGTTGGCTGGTGGATTACTGTTGCAACCATTGACCCATGATGCAGCCGCCCAAACTCGCTCAACAGTTCAATATAGTTATAATCCTGAGCGGCAACATGTGCATTCTGGAAGCATTAGTTTTTTTCGCCAAACGATTTTTAATTCGAGTTCGGCATTAACTGGCGCTTCGTTGTTCGATAGCCCAACCGGGATGATCTTCGGCCCCGATGGGCGTTTGTATGTCGGCCAGTTTAATGGGCGAATTTTTGCAATTACGCTCAACCCAACCAACCATCAAGCTACCGCCGTTCAGGTGATCGAAACAATCTACAATTATCCTAATACTAACGACGACGGTTCGCCTGCAACTGGGGTGAATGGTCGTCAGTTGGTGGGGATTTTGTTTGATCCGGCTTCAACGCCATCGAACATGATTTTGTATGTTTCGCATAGTGACCCACGCTATGGCTACAACAGCGATACAACCTCGCAAAAAATCAACACCCGCTCGGGCACAATTAGCAAATTGGTCAGCACTAATAATTTTGCAACCTCTACCGATATTATTAAGGGTTTGCCGCGCTCACGCGAGAACCATAGCACCAACAGCATTGTTTGGGGTCCAGATGGCTGGATGTATATCTCGTCGTCGAGCAATACCAATAATGGTGCACCAAGCGCTCACTTTAGCAATTTGGCCGAATATTATCTCTCGGCGGCAATTTTGCGAGCCAATGTGCGCGATGCAGGCTTTCCTTCAGCAGGCATTGATGTCAAAAATGTCAATAATGCGGCAGCTTTAGCTCCATTTGCTGGCCAATTTGAGATGTATGCGACTGGCTATCGCAATGTTTATGATTTTATTTGGCTCAATAATAAGTTTTATGCCAATGTCAATGGTGGCAACGATGGCTATGGCGATACGCCGAGTGCCGCTCAATGCCCTGGTGGGGTGGAAATTAACCCACGCTATTTGCCCGATACCCTGAAAATTGTGACTCAAGGCTCGTATGGTGGCCATCCCAACCCTGCCCGTGGCGAATGTGTGCTGAACAATGGTAATGCCCAGGGTTTGCCAACGCCACCAAACTACAATCCACCAGCCTTGACCTACGATTTCCGCCCATCCACTAATGGGATTACGGCGTACATTAGCAATGCCTTTGGTGGTGCGTTGCAAGGCAATTTGATTGTCGCAACCTATGGTCAAAATCAAGATGTCAGCCGCGTTCAGCTTGATGCGAATGGCAACCCAACCATGATTCAAACCTTGGCCAAGTTCAATCAACCGCTTGATGTGGTGACCGATGCCAAGGGTGTGATTTATGTGGCCGAATTTGGCAGCGATGCAATTACCATCCTTGAGCCAGAAGATTTACCCAATTGTCCGCCACCGCCGCCCTACTCTAGTGCGGTCGATAGCGATAACGATGGCTACTCGGATTTTGATGAAGATCAAAATGCTACCAATTTGTGTAGCCGTGCCAGCGTGCCCAACGATTTTGATGGCGACATGATTTCCGATTTGACTGATCCTGACGACGATAACGATGGCATTCTTGATGTCAATGATCAGTTGTATTTTGATGCAGCAAACGGCAACAACACCAAATTACCCGTTGAATTCAATTGGAATCCTGGTGATGCACCGCTAGGTAAGGTTGCCAATACGGGCTTTACTGGGGTGCAAATTACCAACGGAGTTACTCGTACCGCCGAAGCCAAGATTGCAGTTGGCGCTGCTGGTGGTTTTACCAACATCATCACCACCGAAGGCACGAATGCTGGTACGATCAATACCCAATCCAACGCTTTGCAAATAGGCTTTGATCCCCATCGCAACTTCCGAGTTGAAACGCGGATCACCGAAATGTTCCTTGGGCGCACGCCTGAGGGCGATCAAGCGGCAGGTTTGTTCTTCGGCCCCAACCAAGATAACTACGTGAAATTGGTGGCAACGGCCAATTTGAATGGCGACGGTACGAGTGGCGACACAGGGTTGCAATTTGCCATGGAAGTTGCCGGAAACTTGCAAATCGATCCAACCAATAATAATCCGAGCATGATATTGCCTGGTGTGAGCAATATCGACCTGCGCTTAGACGGCAATCCTGCTGCTCAGACCATGACCGCCTATTATAAAACTGATGGCGGCAACTGGACAGCAATTGGCACGATCAATGTTCCTTTGTGGTTCTTCAATACGGGAACGCCAGCGGGAATTTTGGCAACCAATCATGGCACACCAAATACCATCTCATTTATTTTCGATTTCTTCCGCTTGAGTTATCGCGATATCGTGGCGCGGATCAACGGTGGTGATCGTGATTGGACGACCAACGACGGAGCTGCTTGGAGTCCTGATACGAGTGCCAACCGTCCATATTCAACTGGTGGCGGCACCTATGTCTTGATTCCAGGCGTTTCGTGTCCCCAAATCTACAATGTGACCCGCGACTTTGATCGGTTGTACTGCTCTGAACGCAATACCAGCGGCTCAGCGGTGCAATATACAATTCCGGTCAGCAGCACTGGTACGTATGCGGTGCGCTTGCACTTTGCCGAACTGTATTGGGGCACGAATGGCCGGCCTGGGCCGAACCAGCGTAAATTCAATGTTCAGCTTGAAGGCACAACGGTGTTGACCAATTTCGATATTTTCAGCGAAACTGGCGCAACCTTCCGGCCAATCACCAAGACCTTTACCACCAATATTACTGATGGTGCGGTCAATATTGGTTTGCCAACGGGCCAGCCAGGCAATGTTGATCAAGGCAAGATTTCGGCGATTGAGGTTTGGGGGCCAATTCTCAACATTGCCAATGTTACGCCAACGGTCACGCCATCGCCAACGGCAACCAATACACCATCGCCGACGGCAACCAACACACCAACCAATACGCTAACACCAACAATCACGAATACACCGACCAATACCAATACGCCAACGCCAACATCGACTGGCACGGTGACGGCGACCTTTACACCGACCAACACGGCCACGCCAAGTAATACGCCGACTAACACACCGACCGAAACCGTAACGCCCAGCGCTACGGCAACCCAAGGCGCGGCGACCTATCGAATTTGGCTGCCGTATACCGTCAAAAACTAA